One Apteryx mantelli isolate bAptMan1 chromosome 17, bAptMan1.hap1, whole genome shotgun sequence genomic window, AAGGCAAAGGAATATTTCTGGATAGTTAGCTTTTTTTACTTCTTATTCTGTTCTTAGCAGTGGGTGCAATATTTTGTATTGTGTTTGCCATGAAGATATCACTTTTAGGTTACTGGTTATTTACATACATAGTAAACAAACTTGAAacagtaattatttttctgttaaaatataaCAACCCCTTGAGAGTTTAAGTTGTATAAATAAGATTAGGGAACTGAATTCAGTGTTACCTTCCAGATTTATTTGGAGAGTCAAGGGGAAAAAGTACCTTCTGAAAACACAGGATCTGCCCAACTCCTTTGTTACAGAAATCAGTTTCCAATATTTAGCATGACTGACTGTCCCCCAAATCCTGCATATAAactgtagttttttgtttttgttttaaacaaagtaCCTGTAGCATCAAAGACAGCACTGGACTTCTAAGCATTAGAAAACTTAACTAATACTTTATCATACTCTCCTCTAGCTTTTGCTCCGTTTTCCACTGTGTTCCCTCAAGTCTGGCATTTAGAGTTACTGAATTCATAAGAGGAAAAATGGATACTGaagttcaaaaatatatatatatatataggatgAACCTAAGAGGACTATTTAGCTCTCCAgatgtcccccctgctccccaaaaGGTCACTCAagtctgtttcatttattttctatatatgtGAACATCAATGATTCTCCTTTAATGTGTATTCTGCTGTAAAAACTGGTAGTTACTGGAAATACAAAACAGTAGCTATTGATAAtaccaaatcttttttttaaactcaggtaTCCAAGTCCACCCATGGGATCTGGATCTGCTCCTACCATGtccactgcagaagaaaatgtGGAGTATGTTCGGACTCTCTATGACTTTCCTGGGAATGATGCTGAGGATCTTCCATTTAAAAAGGGTGAGATACTGGTAATTGTAGAGAAGCCTGAAGAACAGTGGTGGAGTGCTAGAAACAAGGATGGTCGGATTGGGATGATTCCTGTTCCTTATGTAGAAAAGCTAGTCAGATCTTCTCACGGGAAGCATGGAAACAGGAATTCCAACAGTTATGGTATTCCAGAACCTGCCCATGCTTATGCTCAGCCTCAGACCACAAGTCCCCTTCCCTCAGTATCCAGTACACCTGGAGCAGTGATCAATCCTCTGCCATCAACACAGAATGGACCAGTCTATGCCAAAGCTATCCAAAAAAGAGTACCCTGTGCTTACGACAAGACTGCGCTTGCGCTAGAGGTAAGTTCTTTCCTCTAAATCTCATGGTTTCCAGTTCTTCTttataaaataagaaattaaagtaATTGTTACTGGCTTAGTTGGCGTGGATGACTTCAGATGGAGTCTGCTTATATATGTTAAGGGATTAAGAAGAAGTTCTGTTACATTCTGAGGAAAgatcaacaaaaaaaaattgcttcatctATACCACTTCCCTTTAGAAAAGGATCTAAGTTACTTCAAAACCTATACTTAATTCATCCTAGTTTCTTGCCTGTTGAACAGTGTAAATATGCTGCAGGGGTAGTGAGTAGAATGTATACCTTCTGCTGGGGAAGTAAGTGCTAGTGAAAGGATGACTTTGCTTCTGCACCTAAT contains:
- the CRKL gene encoding crk-like protein — its product is MSSAARFDSSDRSSWYVGPVSRAEAQTRLQGQRHGMFLVRDSSTCPGDYVLSVSENSRVSHYIINSLPNRRFKIGDQEFEHLPALLEFYKIHYLDTTTLIEPAPRYPSPPMGSGSAPTMSTAEENVEYVRTLYDFPGNDAEDLPFKKGEILVIVEKPEEQWWSARNKDGRIGMIPVPYVEKLVRSSHGKHGNRNSNSYGIPEPAHAYAQPQTTSPLPSVSSTPGAVINPLPSTQNGPVYAKAIQKRVPCAYDKTALALEVGDIVKVTRMNINGQWEGEVNGRKGLFPFTHVKIIDPQNPDENE